From the genome of Mastacembelus armatus chromosome 12, fMasArm1.2, whole genome shotgun sequence:
CTTTGGGATCAAAACGGGCGTCCTGTTTCTTGCTCATGTCGATAGGTGCTATTTGAGAACTGTCACCTGTCCGGTGCTGATGCACTAACGTTAAACCCTAAATTCTCTCTAAACTTCAGCTAAGTGCTACCCAAGTCTGTCCCATGACCACATATCCCTTAACCAGCTCTTCCTGTTGTGTTACAAGCGAAACAATACATGTGCTCTTTGGGAGAAATGAACGTGTCCTAACAAACCCTCAAAAATCCAAAattaagagagaaaataaaaaacaaataacaccACCAACTGCAAATGTTCATATTCAGTGCACATTCTTAAAATTCATCTTCATGGggaattattttttataaccttgcaaaataaatgaaaaacacataaagggGGTTTTACAGTTTGCTGGCAACCTTGAAGTTGCCGTTGCCTACACGACAAACTCtacctctgattggctgagcgcAGACATTCCTTCACCACCTGACCAGGAAGAATCTGTAAGTTGGACTCCACGGTTTCTCCGCTGGTAGCGTGTTTGGAGCAACCTGTGTGTCCACGCgttgttgtgtctctgtctgtgtgttttttctttcaaacatGTCTGTAGTCAAAACGAGTTTCAGACTGTTTGTGTTCGGCGCAGTCGCCGTGCTGGccgtgctgctgctgcggcactGGATGGCTAACAAGCAGTACGTTTTCAACAAAGACGACGTCGCCAAATTGGCCAAACAGTACGCTGGTGAGTTTGGTTGTATGGAGTCAAAAACAAGCCGAGGTTCACTCAGATTGaattaacatgaaaacaaacaaaaaatgcatgaatgaatgTAGCACAAGTCATATCCCTTCCTGCCCTACATACTGTATCCACTGTAAAATGGCTCTGTTGTCAGGACTGGACCATGAACAGGCCTTCTCCAAAGTGGTGGTGGAGCTCAGAAAACggtatgttattttattatatatatatacatatatatatatatatataaacaatgaCACATAAGCATGCTAATCTGAACACTTCAATAACTACgttctttttttaatccaaaGTGATGAATTGCTTATCAGAACTAGACAATAACTGAGCCATATCCTGTTAACTTTATTGTGTTTAAGAAAGAATGAATGTTAACCTCAAACTGAGCATATTTCAGTTGACAAAGCTTGATCATGTGCACATGAGGCTGCATCTGATGATTTGTGAACGTTTTCAAAAATCAAGTTGAAAACTGACACAAAAAAGTCTGATGGAACTAGGTATCCTGGCCACATCCTGCCAGATGAGGACCTGCAGTGGGTGTTTGTGAATGCTGGAGGCTGGATGGGCTCTATGTGTGTACTCCATGCTTCGCTTACAGAATACGTGCTGCTTTTTGGTACAGCGGTGGACACTGGAGGGCACTcaggtgagggggggggggttctgtTTGTCATGACATGTCATTTTTGGCCGATCGGTGTAGAAAAATATCATGTAATTTTAACTCCATGTTCACCTTGTACTTTGGTAGGTCGTTATTGGGCTGAAATTTCTGATACCATCATCTCCGGCACTTTCAGACAGTGGAAGGAGGGGACAACCAAGAGTGAAATATACTACCCTGGTATATAATTACACACTTCAAACTGAATTGTTTTTCTAATAATAGTTGGCTATTTGATCTAAATTATtgcaataaatatatataaatcataGAACCAtgtagtgtgtttttaatttttccattacagtacTTTCAAATCTTGCTTCTCACAGGAGACACCATCGTACACAGAGTGGGTGAGGCAACGTCAGTACAGTGGAGCTCTGGGACGTGGATGGTGGAATATGGCCGGGGTTTCATCCCTTCCACACTGGGATTCGCTATGGCAGACACCCTGTTCAGCACCCAGGACTTTCTCACACTGTTCTACACTGCACGCGTCTATGTCAAGGGTCTGCTGCTTGAGGCTGGTACACTACTTACAGATGCTGGAGTTTTC
Proteins encoded in this window:
- the sigmar1 gene encoding sigma non-opioid intracellular receptor 1, encoding MSVVKTSFRLFVFGAVAVLAVLLLRHWMANKQYVFNKDDVAKLAKQYAGLDHEQAFSKVVVELRKRYPGHILPDEDLQWVFVNAGGWMGSMCVLHASLTEYVLLFGTAVDTGGHSGRYWAEISDTIISGTFRQWKEGTTKSEIYYPGDTIVHRVGEATSVQWSSGTWMVEYGRGFIPSTLGFAMADTLFSTQDFLTLFYTARVYVKGLLLEAGTLLTDAGVF